One window of the Aphis gossypii isolate Hap1 unplaced genomic scaffold, ASM2018417v2 Contig00587, whole genome shotgun sequence genome contains the following:
- the LOC126554741 gene encoding zinc finger MYM-type protein 1-like → MSGNYKGLQSRIRELNPQAVFIWCHAHRFNLVVKDAVSSSCNAVDMFGNLESLYAFLWCSKKRAAIFRVNQLKSNSEKNEKNQIHAIQRISTTRWGSHSASLNVVLKFHDAVIITLKTIRSSEGPSDARVGAAASGLIDYFSSYRFLLVAMLFQKVFFIVAPINKQLQAHDSDILIATQLIKNTKLDTDNLRSRGVAEIKRAADDFAKNSKIEFEDLKAPRKKRVPRNAGEKCIDEPLDNPLDNFKVNTYYVVCDTIISELCQRFGDSDGLLKDISLLSSKRLREVGKNPNLIPNDAFIEVCSVYTNYLDHSLLIEEYQQFVRNYEEIESTRQLPKTFRSLDLCNEYNDDEFSQLDLNLEDEYEDTENINQDDVSSKPKNMATVLELFQLFCSANLNAVFPTLYMLFKICVTLPVSSCSVERSFSKLKLLKTKLRSTMLESRLEHLMIINCE, encoded by the coding sequence ATGAGCGGAAACTATAAAGGACTTCAATCACGTATTCGGGAGTTGAATCCTCAGGCTGTATTTATATGGTGTCATGCCCATCGGTTCAACTTAGTTGTTAAGGATGCTGTATCTTCAAGTTGTAACGCCGTTGATATGTTCGGCAACTTAGAATCTTTATATGCATTTCTATGGTGTTCAAAAAAAAGGGCTGCCATTTTTCGTGTAAATCAACTGAAGAgtaattcagaaaaaaatgaaaaaaatcaaattcatgCAATACAACGAATAAGTACAACAAGATGGGGGTCACACTCAGCTTCTCTTaatgtagttttaaaatttcacgatgctgtaataataacattgaaaactATTAGATCTAGTGAAGGACCAAGTGATGCTAGGGTTGGCGCTGCTGCAAGTGGATTAATCGATTATTTTTCTTCCTACCGTTTCCTACTTGTTGCCATGTTgtttcaaaaagttttttttattgtagctccTATAAATAAACAGTTGCAAGCACATGACTCTGATATACTTATTGCGActcaattgattaaaaataccaaattaGATACAGATAATCTTAGAAGTAGAGGTGTCGCTGAAATAAAACGTGCTGCTGATGATTTCGCTAAGAACAGTAAAATAGAATTTGAAGATTTGAAAGCACCAAGAAAGAAACGTGTACCAAGAAATGCAGGTGAAAAGTGTATTGATGAACCACTTGATAACCCTTtggataattttaaagttaatacttACTATGTTGTGTgtgatactataatatcagAGCTATGCCAACGATTTGGTGATTCCGATGGCCTATTAAAGGATATATCTCTATTGTCATCAAAAAGATTAAGAGAAGTTGGCAAAAATCCAAATCTTATTCCAAATGATGCTTTTATTGAAGTTTGTTCAGTGTATACAAATTACCTGGATCACTCTCTTTTAATAGAAGAGTATCAACAATTTGTTAGAAACTATGAAGAAATTGAAAGTACAAGACAATTACCAAAAACGTTTCGCTCATTAGATTtatgtaatgaatataatgatgatgaaTTTTCGCAATTAGATTTGAACTTGGAAGATGAATATGAAGACACAGAGAATATCAATCAAGATGACGTATCAagtaaaccaaaaaatatggCTACGGTTCTTGAATTATTTCAGCTGTTTTGTTCCGCTAATTTAAATGCAGTATTTCCTACATTATATATGCTATTCAAAATATGTGTGACTTTGCCGGTTAGTAGCTGTAGCGTGGAAAGAAGTTTTTCAAAGCTTAAACTTCTGAAAACTAAACTAAGATCTACTATGTTAGAGTCCAGATTAGAACATTTGATGATTATTAATTGTGAATAA